A DNA window from Acetobacter aceti NBRC 14818 contains the following coding sequences:
- the kdsA gene encoding 3-deoxy-8-phosphooctulonate synthase: MSLKQTVILGDLEISNSLPLVLIAGPCQIESASHAMDTAAALAEICGEAGIGLIYKSSYDKANRSSIGSQRGIGMDKGLQILSDIREQFRVPVLTDVHSPEQCAPAAQAVDVLQIPAFLCRQTDLLLAAGETGAAINVKKGQFLAPWDMTHVAKKIASTGNERIMLCERGTSFGYNTLVNDMRSLPIMAGTGYPVVYDATHSVQQPGGLGTASGGQREFAPILARAAVAIGVAAVFLETHENPDAAPSDGPNMIPLREMPAVIRRLQAFDALAKTAVGE, translated from the coding sequence ATGAGTCTCAAGCAGACAGTCATTCTTGGCGATCTGGAAATCAGCAACAGCCTACCTCTGGTGCTGATTGCCGGTCCCTGCCAGATCGAATCTGCCTCTCACGCCATGGATACGGCAGCGGCGCTGGCGGAAATCTGTGGAGAGGCCGGGATCGGGCTGATCTACAAAAGCTCTTATGACAAGGCTAACCGCAGCAGCATAGGCTCACAGCGTGGCATTGGCATGGACAAGGGTCTGCAGATCCTGTCCGACATCCGTGAGCAATTCCGCGTGCCGGTGCTGACTGATGTTCACAGCCCCGAACAGTGTGCGCCTGCGGCTCAGGCTGTGGACGTGCTCCAGATCCCGGCATTTCTCTGCCGTCAGACGGACCTGCTGCTGGCAGCGGGTGAAACTGGCGCTGCGATCAACGTGAAGAAGGGGCAGTTTCTTGCGCCGTGGGATATGACTCATGTGGCCAAGAAGATCGCTTCGACCGGCAATGAGCGGATCATGCTCTGCGAGCGTGGCACCAGCTTCGGCTACAACACTCTGGTCAATGACATGCGTTCTCTGCCCATCATGGCAGGCACCGGCTATCCGGTGGTGTATGACGCCACACATTCCGTGCAGCAGCCGGGCGGACTGGGCACAGCGTCGGGTGGACAGCGTGAGTTTGCGCCCATTCTCGCGCGGGCAGCCGTGGCGATTGGTGTTGCAGCTGTCTTCCTTGAGACCCATGAAAATCCCGACGCAGCGCCAAGCGATGGGCCCAACATGATCCCGCTACGGGAGATGCCCGCCGTTATCCGCAGGCTTCAGGCGTTTGATGCTTTGGCCAAGACGGCGGTGGGTGAGTAA
- a CDS encoding YebC/PmpR family DNA-binding transcriptional regulator — protein MAGHSQFKNIMHRKGAQDAKRAKQFAKVIREITVAARSGLPDPAANPRLRAAISAAREVNMPKDTVERAIKKATGAGGGDDYAEIRYEGYGPAGVAVIVEALTDNRNRTASEVRAAFSKYGGSLGEMNSVAFMFKRLGVITYPASVASEEEMLEAAIEAGADNVVSTEETHEITCEVESFFAVRDVLEPKFGEPLSAKLDWRPENSIELDEEKARTVLKLLDVLEDNDDVQNVYANFDLSEEVAEALSA, from the coding sequence ATGGCAGGCCATTCGCAATTCAAGAACATCATGCACCGTAAGGGTGCGCAGGACGCCAAACGTGCCAAGCAGTTTGCCAAGGTGATCCGTGAAATCACGGTTGCTGCACGGTCCGGCCTGCCTGACCCGGCGGCCAATCCCCGTCTGCGTGCGGCGATTTCAGCGGCTCGTGAAGTCAACATGCCGAAAGACACTGTCGAGCGGGCGATCAAGAAGGCGACCGGAGCCGGTGGTGGCGATGATTACGCCGAAATCCGTTACGAGGGCTACGGTCCGGCTGGTGTTGCCGTGATTGTCGAGGCCCTGACGGACAACCGCAATCGTACAGCCAGTGAAGTGCGCGCAGCGTTCTCCAAATACGGCGGTTCGCTGGGTGAAATGAACTCGGTGGCCTTCATGTTCAAGCGTCTGGGTGTCATCACCTATCCGGCCAGCGTTGCCAGCGAAGAAGAGATGCTGGAAGCTGCGATCGAAGCCGGGGCGGACAATGTGGTTTCGACCGAGGAAACGCACGAGATCACCTGTGAGGTGGAGTCCTTCTTTGCTGTGCGTGATGTTCTGGAGCCGAAGTTCGGTGAGCCTCTTTCGGCCAAACTGGACTGGCGTCCCGAGAACTCGATTGAGCTGGACGAGGAAAAGGCCCGGACGGTTCTGAAACTTCTCGATGTTCTTGAAGACAATGACGACGTTCAGAATGTCTACGCCAACTTCGATCTGTCCGAAGAAGTGGCTGAAGCTCTCTCTGCGTAA
- the secG gene encoding preprotein translocase subunit SecG — protein MTTALLILHLLVTVALIAVVLIQRSEGGGLGIGSSQGMGTFMSGRGTANLLTRTTAGLATAFMLLSLMLAVLNRGAVSGGSGHDILAASPPAAAPASTAPAPVH, from the coding sequence ATGACCACCGCCCTGCTGATCCTTCATCTTCTTGTCACCGTCGCCCTGATTGCTGTCGTGCTCATCCAGCGCAGCGAGGGAGGCGGTCTCGGCATCGGCTCGTCGCAGGGCATGGGCACCTTCATGTCCGGTCGCGGCACGGCGAATCTGCTGACCCGCACCACTGCCGGACTGGCGACGGCGTTCATGCTGCTGTCCCTCATGCTGGCCGTGCTGAACCGTGGTGCGGTTTCAGGTGGTAGCGGCCACGATATCCTCGCTGCTTCGCCTCCGGCAGCTGCTCCGGCATCAACCGCACCGGCTCCTGTGCATTAA
- the tpiA gene encoding triose-phosphate isomerase, whose protein sequence is MSTPIIVGNWKMNGLSADSVDRVKQITTSLATQPVSGVEMVVCPPFTHLSLVHQTLNGSSVALGAQDCHKDDKGAHTGDIAPSMLTDVGATHVILGHSERRRDHGEVDETVREKAVSAAKAGLTPIVCIGETEDQRQSGEAEDTIGWQIKGSLPDGFTGIVAYEPVWAIGTGLAATPDDIKSTVAFIRAELVRQFGDAGKSLRILYGGSVDAGNAASILSIPDVAGALVGGASLKPDAFLSIIRAVPTT, encoded by the coding sequence ATGAGCACGCCCATCATTGTCGGCAACTGGAAGATGAACGGCCTGAGCGCCGACTCCGTCGATCGCGTGAAGCAGATCACCACAAGTCTGGCGACGCAGCCGGTCTCAGGTGTGGAAATGGTGGTATGCCCGCCCTTCACGCATCTGTCCCTCGTCCATCAGACTCTGAACGGCTCGAGCGTCGCTCTGGGTGCGCAGGACTGCCACAAGGACGACAAGGGCGCTCACACAGGTGACATCGCGCCGTCCATGCTCACTGATGTCGGTGCAACCCATGTCATTCTCGGTCATTCCGAGCGCCGCCGTGATCATGGCGAAGTGGACGAGACCGTGCGTGAGAAAGCCGTCTCCGCCGCAAAGGCAGGCCTGACGCCGATCGTCTGCATCGGTGAAACCGAGGACCAGCGTCAGTCCGGCGAGGCGGAAGACACGATCGGCTGGCAGATCAAGGGCTCTCTCCCGGATGGCTTCACCGGCATTGTCGCCTATGAGCCGGTCTGGGCCATCGGCACAGGTCTGGCAGCGACACCTGACGACATCAAATCGACGGTCGCCTTCATCCGTGCGGAGCTGGTGCGTCAGTTTGGCGATGCTGGCAAATCCCTGCGGATTCTGTATGGTGGCTCCGTGGATGCGGGGAATGCTGCCTCGATCCTTTCCATCCCGGACGTGGCCGGTGCTCTGGTCGGAGGCGCCAGCCTGAAGCCGGACGCTTTCCTGTCCATCATTCGCGCCGTCCCCACGACCTGA
- a CDS encoding glycosyltransferase family 2 protein — protein MIEGVKYSLDHVEITAEDIRIYGWLIAPASITNVTLTDALGTVHPIPPSQWSIPSPDVERAFGAAGHEARFVIMCALSGFTGLSAFSELHLNFHSELSVYRISVPLNPERRLAIKKKISGKLKIGIGVTTFNRKEELKKTISNIKKFTSYNNTLFIADDGSSDGTTDEIKNYNNINFFSGKNRGISWNKNRALYYLSEIESCDVIIILEDDTRPVIPGWEDEWINATIIHGHVNLFAPWFPDPLHGNGTWNAPYMANCLTAQCSAFSKEAIAYAGYFDSRFKGYGHEHIEHTTRLIKLGYGGRAHSYVTLKSQFEFAEVPSFFSTEQAEENRKIVGQLFEEIPYRSPWHNEQELMEFRHEMQRVISI, from the coding sequence ATGATTGAGGGTGTCAAATATTCTCTGGACCACGTCGAAATCACGGCGGAGGATATCAGAATTTATGGATGGCTGATCGCTCCAGCCTCCATCACGAATGTCACCCTTACTGATGCCCTCGGTACAGTTCATCCCATTCCCCCTTCCCAATGGTCGATACCCAGTCCGGACGTTGAACGGGCCTTCGGGGCGGCTGGGCACGAGGCCCGCTTCGTCATTATGTGTGCGCTGAGCGGCTTCACAGGATTATCAGCCTTCTCTGAACTTCATCTCAATTTTCATTCAGAACTGTCTGTCTACAGAATTTCCGTGCCTCTGAACCCGGAAAGAAGGTTGGCGATCAAAAAGAAAATATCGGGGAAACTAAAAATTGGCATAGGCGTTACGACATTCAATAGGAAAGAAGAACTAAAGAAAACAATATCAAATATAAAAAAATTTACATCCTACAATAATACACTTTTTATCGCTGATGACGGCTCATCTGATGGAACCACTGATGAAATTAAAAACTATAACAATATAAATTTCTTTTCTGGAAAAAACAGAGGCATTTCATGGAACAAAAATAGAGCTTTATACTATCTATCAGAAATAGAAAGCTGTGATGTTATTATAATTCTTGAAGACGATACAAGACCTGTTATTCCCGGCTGGGAGGATGAATGGATCAACGCAACGATCATTCATGGCCACGTCAATCTGTTCGCTCCCTGGTTTCCCGATCCATTACATGGAAACGGCACATGGAACGCTCCTTACATGGCAAACTGTCTGACAGCTCAATGCTCTGCTTTTTCCAAGGAAGCCATAGCTTATGCTGGTTACTTTGATTCGCGCTTCAAAGGCTATGGGCACGAGCATATCGAACACACCACCCGTTTGATCAAGCTGGGTTACGGCGGAAGAGCACATTCCTACGTCACACTGAAATCTCAATTTGAGTTTGCGGAAGTTCCTTCTTTCTTTTCAACTGAACAGGCGGAAGAAAACAGAAAAATCGTCGGTCAGCTCTTTGAAGAAATTCCTTACAGAAGCCCGTGGCACAACGAACAGGAACTGATGGAGTTCCGGCATGAGATGCAACGCGTCATTTCGATCTGA
- a CDS encoding dihydroorotase, translating into MHYDLIIRNGTCILPWGEVKTDVGVVAGRIASIDVPTTAEAHEVLDAQGLHVLPGLIDAHVHLRDPGNPAVESIPTGTKAAALGGIATVFDMPNTNPAVTNAEMLRWKQEYASRESYTDFAFYIGATRENTKDLGEFEKFDGVCGIKVFAGSSTGNLMIEDDEGIEAVLRHGHRRVSFHSEDEYRLRARKTQFGQTGMPCCNHSIWRDPECAFLGTRRITALSVKTGRPVHILHTSTEEEFKFLESYRHLVTTEVLANHLTQIAPECYDQLGSLAVMNPPIREERHFEAAWRALQNGMVDVVSSDHAPHSLEAKAKPWPECPSGMTGVQTLVPLMLDHVNAGRLSLTRLVDVMAAGPARVYGMMAKGRLSVGYDADFTLVDMKAERRITNDWIATPAGWSPFDGKEVKGWPKATIVRGKIVMREDEILGEPLGKLVRFLP; encoded by the coding sequence ATGCACTACGACCTGATTATCCGGAACGGCACCTGTATCCTGCCCTGGGGCGAGGTGAAAACAGATGTCGGCGTCGTAGCAGGACGTATTGCAAGCATCGACGTTCCCACAACTGCTGAAGCCCATGAAGTCCTTGATGCGCAGGGTCTGCATGTGCTGCCCGGACTGATCGACGCGCATGTGCATCTGCGTGATCCTGGCAATCCGGCAGTCGAGAGCATTCCGACAGGAACAAAGGCTGCGGCTCTTGGCGGTATCGCCACCGTGTTCGACATGCCGAACACCAATCCCGCCGTGACGAATGCCGAAATGCTGCGTTGGAAGCAGGAATATGCTTCCCGTGAGTCCTATACCGATTTTGCATTCTATATTGGCGCAACACGTGAAAACACCAAGGATCTTGGTGAGTTTGAAAAATTTGACGGTGTCTGCGGCATCAAGGTGTTTGCCGGATCATCTACTGGCAATCTGATGATCGAGGATGATGAGGGGATTGAGGCCGTTCTGCGCCACGGCCATCGTCGCGTCTCTTTTCATTCCGAGGACGAATACCGTCTGCGTGCTCGGAAAACCCAGTTTGGTCAGACCGGCATGCCATGCTGCAACCACAGCATCTGGCGCGATCCGGAATGTGCCTTTCTCGGCACGCGTCGCATCACGGCGCTTTCCGTGAAAACGGGGCGTCCGGTGCATATCCTGCACACCTCCACGGAAGAGGAATTCAAGTTCCTTGAGAGCTATCGCCATCTCGTCACAACGGAGGTGCTGGCAAACCATCTGACGCAGATTGCCCCGGAATGTTACGACCAACTCGGGAGTTTGGCCGTGATGAATCCACCCATCCGTGAAGAGCGGCATTTCGAGGCTGCGTGGCGTGCCCTGCAGAACGGGATGGTCGATGTGGTCTCTTCCGATCACGCACCGCATTCGCTGGAAGCCAAAGCCAAACCGTGGCCTGAATGTCCGTCCGGCATGACCGGCGTGCAGACGCTCGTGCCACTGATGCTGGATCACGTGAACGCAGGCCGTCTCTCGCTTACGCGTCTGGTGGACGTGATGGCCGCTGGTCCGGCCCGCGTGTATGGCATGATGGCGAAAGGCCGCCTGTCAGTTGGTTATGATGCCGACTTCACGCTTGTGGACATGAAAGCCGAGCGCCGGATCACCAATGACTGGATCGCTACTCCTGCGGGCTGGTCGCCGTTCGATGGCAAGGAGGTCAAGGGCTGGCCAAAGGCGACAATCGTCCGGGGAAAGATCGTGATGCGCGAAGACGAGATTCTCGGCGAGCCGCTTGGAAAGCTTGTGCGTTTTCTGCCCTGA
- the secA gene encoding preprotein translocase subunit SecA: MFASLARALFGTANDRSLKAFQRRVPEINALEPGVAALDDAALAHKTVEFRERLAQGETLDGLLPEAFAVCREASKRVLGMRHFDVQLIGGMVLHSGKIAEMRTGEGKTLVATLAVYLNALSGKGVHVVTVNDYLARRDAEEMSRLYSFLGLTTGTIVPNLPDEARRAAYACDITYGTNNEFGFDYLRDNMKYRLDEMVQRPFNHAIVDEVDSILIDEARTPLIISGPAEDSSELYRAVDAVMAELVRDPTTYDKDEKLRTAILTEAGSDKVEELLRASGVLSDGGLYDVQNVAVVHHVMQSLRAHTLFSRDVDYIVRDGKVTIIDEFTGRMMDGRRYSDGLHQALEAKEHVEVQQENQTLASITFQNYFRLYPKLSGMTGTAMTEADEFAEIYKLDVVEIPTNLPVARKDTDDEIYLDEPQKFAAVVKLVEEVHKGGQPILVGTTSVEKSEALSALLKRNNIPHNVLNARFHEMEAAIVAQAGAPGAITIATNMAGRGTDIKLGGNVEMRIQQELGHITDPAEREAAEQAIRDEVAKNQAIVKSAGGLYVIGTERHESRRIDNQLRGRAGRQGDPGNSRFFVSLQDDLMRIFGSDRMTGMLQKMGMQDGEAIVHPWLNKALERAQKKVEARNFDMRKNTLKYDDVMNDQRKEVYAQRREFMMQDDVASLIVEMREEVILSLVDRYIPEKAFAEQWQTAELTEDVKRIFNLDLPIAEWATEDGMDKEQVAARIEDAAAQAQAVRTTNFGPEIMRYLEKQILLTTFDSVWKEHLHALDQLRQGIGLRAYGQKDPLNEYKHEAFQLFTFMLDEMRERVITLLARVEMAPPPEPHPLEGIGEFHPDPQVEGYTSEPAQFTGAPAAVTAEPPTSGAILPEDPSTWGETPRNSLCPCGSGLKYKHCHGRHV, from the coding sequence ATGTTCGCCTCGCTTGCTCGCGCCCTCTTCGGCACTGCCAATGACCGTTCGCTCAAAGCGTTCCAGCGCCGTGTACCTGAAATCAATGCGCTCGAGCCAGGTGTCGCCGCGCTGGATGACGCCGCTCTTGCCCATAAAACGGTAGAGTTCCGGGAGCGTCTGGCTCAGGGCGAAACACTGGACGGCCTGCTGCCGGAAGCCTTCGCCGTCTGCCGGGAAGCCTCGAAACGTGTGCTGGGGATGCGTCACTTCGACGTGCAGCTTATTGGCGGCATGGTCCTGCATTCCGGAAAAATCGCTGAAATGCGGACCGGTGAAGGCAAGACCCTTGTTGCGACGCTGGCGGTTTATCTCAATGCGCTGAGCGGCAAGGGCGTGCATGTCGTCACGGTCAATGACTATCTGGCCCGTCGTGACGCCGAGGAAATGAGCAGGCTTTACAGCTTCCTTGGGCTGACGACCGGCACGATCGTGCCGAACCTGCCCGATGAAGCGCGTCGTGCGGCTTATGCCTGCGACATCACCTACGGCACGAACAACGAATTCGGTTTCGACTATCTCCGTGACAACATGAAATACCGGCTGGACGAGATGGTTCAGCGGCCTTTCAATCACGCCATCGTCGATGAAGTCGATTCCATCCTGATCGACGAGGCCCGGACTCCGCTCATCATCTCTGGTCCGGCGGAAGACAGCTCAGAGCTTTATCGTGCCGTGGATGCGGTCATGGCCGAACTGGTCCGCGACCCGACGACTTACGATAAGGACGAGAAACTCCGCACGGCGATCCTGACGGAAGCAGGCTCTGACAAGGTGGAAGAGCTGCTGCGCGCGTCTGGCGTGCTGAGTGATGGTGGTCTGTATGACGTGCAGAACGTGGCGGTTGTCCACCATGTGATGCAGTCGCTTCGCGCTCATACGCTGTTCTCGCGGGATGTCGATTACATCGTTCGCGACGGCAAGGTGACCATCATTGATGAGTTCACCGGTCGTATGATGGATGGTCGTCGTTATTCGGACGGTCTGCATCAGGCTCTTGAAGCGAAGGAGCATGTCGAGGTTCAGCAGGAAAACCAGACGCTGGCCTCCATCACCTTCCAGAACTACTTCCGTCTCTATCCCAAGCTGTCCGGCATGACCGGCACGGCGATGACGGAAGCAGATGAATTCGCGGAAATCTACAAGCTCGACGTCGTGGAGATTCCGACCAATCTCCCGGTTGCACGTAAAGATACCGACGACGAGATCTATCTTGATGAACCCCAGAAGTTCGCTGCTGTCGTCAAGCTGGTTGAGGAAGTCCACAAGGGCGGGCAGCCCATCCTTGTCGGCACCACATCGGTCGAGAAAAGTGAAGCGCTTTCGGCGCTGCTGAAGCGGAACAATATTCCGCATAATGTGCTCAACGCGCGTTTCCATGAGATGGAAGCGGCGATCGTGGCGCAGGCGGGTGCGCCGGGCGCGATCACCATCGCCACGAACATGGCTGGCCGCGGCACGGACATCAAACTCGGCGGTAATGTCGAGATGCGGATTCAGCAGGAACTGGGCCACATCACTGATCCCGCCGAACGCGAAGCTGCCGAGCAGGCCATCCGTGACGAGGTGGCGAAGAATCAGGCTATCGTGAAGTCTGCGGGCGGTCTGTACGTGATCGGTACCGAGCGTCATGAGAGTCGGCGTATCGATAACCAGCTTCGTGGTCGTGCGGGACGTCAGGGCGATCCCGGAAACTCACGGTTCTTCGTCTCGCTTCAGGATGACCTGATGCGGATCTTCGGATCTGACCGCATGACCGGCATGCTCCAGAAGATGGGCATGCAGGACGGCGAGGCGATCGTGCATCCGTGGCTGAACAAGGCCCTTGAGCGCGCGCAGAAGAAGGTCGAAGCCCGTAACTTCGACATGCGCAAGAATACGCTCAAGTATGACGACGTCATGAATGATCAGCGCAAGGAGGTTTACGCCCAACGCCGTGAATTCATGATGCAGGACGATGTCGCGTCGCTCATCGTGGAAATGCGTGAGGAAGTGATCCTTTCTCTGGTTGACCGCTACATCCCGGAAAAGGCGTTTGCCGAACAGTGGCAGACAGCTGAGTTGACGGAAGATGTGAAGCGTATCTTCAATCTCGATCTGCCGATTGCCGAATGGGCGACGGAAGACGGCATGGACAAGGAACAGGTCGCCGCCCGGATCGAGGACGCAGCGGCACAGGCGCAGGCTGTCCGGACCACGAATTTCGGCCCGGAGATCATGCGGTATCTGGAAAAGCAGATCCTGCTGACCACGTTCGATTCCGTCTGGAAAGAGCATCTGCACGCACTGGATCAGCTTCGTCAGGGCATTGGTCTGCGGGCTTATGGCCAGAAAGATCCTCTGAACGAATACAAGCACGAAGCCTTCCAGCTTTTCACCTTCATGCTTGATGAGATGCGTGAACGCGTGATTACGCTTCTGGCGCGTGTGGAAATGGCTCCGCCGCCGGAGCCGCATCCTCTGGAAGGTATCGGTGAGTTTCATCCCGATCCTCAGGTCGAGGGTTATACTTCGGAACCGGCGCAGTTCACGGGCGCGCCAGCTGCCGTGACTGCGGAGCCACCGACCAGCGGTGCCATCCTGCCGGAAGATCCGTCCACGTGGGGCGAGACACCGCGTAACTCGCTCTGCCCTTGCGGTTCGGGGCTGAAATACAAGCATTGTCACGGGCGTCATGTCTGA
- a CDS encoding glycosyltransferase family 9 protein — MRILFITATRLGDAVISTGLLNYLIQAHPDARFTVVCGPVAAGLFQRMPQLDRVIVMAKRPYDLHWFDLWKQCVGTRWDLVVDLRGSAISLLLRTRARRIMRGGRRPGARIAHVGDVLSLSPPPLPVVWTSEEDRALAGTILIENDIIAFGPTANWAGKVWPAQYFVELWSCLARIFPNRKLAVFYGPGEAERSMAAPVLAIPGAIDAGGRFTLAETAAMLQRCALFIGNDSGLMHLAAAAQTPTLGLFGPSRSSEYAPSGVHAEWIAAPGPEGAAPISGLKPEQVLERLLSMMSGREETSCSSLENQELT; from the coding sequence ATGCGCATCCTCTTCATCACCGCAACACGCCTCGGGGATGCCGTCATTTCGACGGGGCTGCTCAATTATCTGATTCAGGCTCATCCTGACGCAAGATTTACGGTTGTCTGTGGTCCGGTTGCAGCAGGGCTGTTTCAACGCATGCCCCAGCTTGACCGGGTCATCGTGATGGCCAAGCGACCTTATGACCTGCATTGGTTCGATCTGTGGAAACAATGTGTCGGAACGCGCTGGGATCTGGTCGTCGATCTTCGCGGATCGGCCATCAGCCTGCTTCTGCGGACACGTGCCCGCCGGATCATGCGGGGAGGGCGGCGACCCGGAGCACGTATTGCCCACGTTGGCGATGTGTTGTCTTTATCGCCTCCGCCATTACCCGTCGTCTGGACCAGTGAAGAAGACAGGGCGCTTGCAGGAACGATCCTTATCGAGAATGACATTATTGCTTTCGGCCCGACGGCCAACTGGGCGGGGAAAGTCTGGCCAGCACAGTATTTTGTGGAACTGTGGTCCTGTCTTGCAAGGATCTTTCCCAACAGGAAGCTAGCTGTCTTTTACGGTCCCGGTGAAGCAGAACGCTCAATGGCCGCTCCCGTGCTGGCTATTCCGGGTGCGATCGATGCCGGTGGTCGTTTCACGCTCGCGGAAACGGCGGCGATGTTGCAGCGTTGCGCGCTCTTCATTGGAAATGATTCCGGCCTGATGCATCTGGCGGCAGCGGCGCAGACACCGACCCTTGGCCTCTTTGGTCCTTCACGGAGCAGCGAATATGCGCCTTCTGGCGTTCATGCCGAGTGGATTGCGGCTCCGGGGCCGGAAGGCGCTGCGCCGATCAGCGGACTTAAGCCGGAACAGGTGCTTGAGCGTCTTCTTTCCATGATGAGTGGCAGGGAGGAGACTTCCTGTTCCTCGTTGGAAAACCAAGAACTAACGTGA
- a CDS encoding CTP synthase produces the protein MTRFVFITGGVVSSLGKGIASAALAALLQARGYKVRLRKLDPYLNVDPGTMSPYQHGEVFVTDDGAETDLDLGHYERFTGVNATRADNTTTGRVYSEVIARERRGDYLGGTVQVIPHITDAIKERVVADTEGLDFCLVEIGGTVGDIESLPFLESIRQLRNDLGVENTMVVHLTLLPWIPTAGELKTKPTQHSVKELQNVGLQPQILLCRCDRPIPENERRKIANFCNVRPQAVIAARDVDTIYECPLSYHAEGLDTEVLRYFDLPYDQEPDLSGWKKIVETIREPAGEVRIAVVGKYTAMLDSYKSLNEALLHGGIANNVRVKLDWVEAETFEKDPAKLSCLDGVDGILVPGGFGERGAGGKIEAVRYAREKNIPFLGICFGMQMAVIECARNLAGIPDATSTEFGPAKEPLVGLMTEWARGNEMLRRREGGELGGTMRLGGYPAKLAEGSRAADIYGTTTIRERHRHRYEVNVHYRDRIEAAGLKFSGLSPDGILPEVVEYPDHRWFVAVQYHPELISRPFAPHPLFSGFIGAAADKAKEV, from the coding sequence ATGACGCGGTTCGTATTTATCACCGGTGGTGTGGTCTCTTCTCTTGGCAAGGGAATCGCTTCTGCGGCTCTTGCTGCCCTCCTTCAAGCGCGTGGATACAAGGTCCGGCTGCGCAAGCTTGACCCGTATCTGAACGTCGATCCGGGCACGATGAGCCCGTATCAGCACGGCGAGGTCTTCGTCACCGACGATGGCGCCGAAACGGATCTTGATCTCGGCCATTACGAACGGTTCACCGGCGTGAACGCCACGCGCGCCGACAACACCACGACAGGTCGTGTCTATTCGGAGGTCATCGCCCGTGAACGGCGCGGTGATTACCTCGGCGGAACCGTGCAGGTCATCCCGCACATCACGGACGCCATCAAGGAGCGCGTGGTCGCGGATACCGAAGGGCTGGATTTCTGCCTCGTGGAAATCGGCGGCACGGTTGGCGATATCGAGAGCCTGCCCTTCTTGGAATCCATCCGTCAGCTTCGCAACGACCTCGGCGTCGAGAACACCATGGTCGTGCATCTCACGCTGCTGCCGTGGATTCCGACTGCGGGCGAGCTCAAGACCAAGCCGACGCAACATTCCGTCAAGGAACTCCAGAACGTCGGACTTCAGCCGCAGATTCTTCTGTGCCGCTGTGACCGTCCGATCCCGGAGAATGAGCGTCGCAAGATCGCGAACTTCTGCAATGTCCGTCCGCAAGCCGTCATCGCGGCGCGTGATGTCGATACGATCTACGAATGCCCGCTGTCCTACCATGCGGAAGGTCTGGACACGGAAGTCCTGCGCTATTTCGACCTGCCTTACGATCAGGAACCCGATCTGTCCGGCTGGAAGAAGATTGTCGAGACCATCCGTGAGCCTGCTGGCGAAGTGCGGATTGCCGTGGTCGGCAAATACACCGCCATGCTCGACAGCTACAAATCACTGAATGAAGCCCTGCTCCACGGTGGCATCGCCAACAATGTCCGGGTTAAGCTGGACTGGGTGGAAGCCGAAACGTTCGAGAAAGACCCGGCCAAGCTGAGCTGTCTTGATGGTGTGGACGGTATTCTGGTCCCCGGTGGTTTCGGGGAGCGTGGCGCTGGCGGCAAGATTGAAGCCGTGCGCTATGCCCGTGAGAAGAACATTCCGTTCCTCGGCATCTGCTTCGGCATGCAGATGGCTGTCATTGAGTGCGCTCGTAATCTGGCAGGCATCCCTGACGCCACTTCCACCGAGTTCGGCCCGGCCAAGGAGCCTCTGGTCGGTCTGATGACCGAGTGGGCACGCGGCAATGAGATGTTGCGTCGTCGTGAAGGTGGTGAACTGGGTGGAACGATGCGCCTTGGTGGCTATCCGGCGAAGCTGGCGGAAGGTTCCCGCGCAGCCGATATTTATGGCACGACAACCATCCGCGAGCGCCATCGTCACCGTTACGAAGTGAACGTCCACTACCGCGACCGGATCGAGGCGGCAGGCCTTAAATTCTCTGGTCTGTCCCCGGATGGCATTCTGCCGGAAGTGGTGGAATACCCGGATCACCGCTGGTTTGTCGCCGTGCAGTATCATCCGGAACTGATCTCGCGTCCCTTCGCGCCTCACCCGCTCTTTTCCGGGTTTATCGGTGCGGCTGCTGACAAGGCGAAAGAAGTATGA